A part of Methanohalobium evestigatum Z-7303 genomic DNA contains:
- a CDS encoding LSM domain-containing protein: MFPNKKVHKLLGSKVQVEMKGDLHQLEGVLESVDDYLNLHLVESVEIANGERLRSLGSVVLRGNNIVLLAPVED, translated from the coding sequence TTGTTCCCAAATAAAAAAGTTCACAAATTACTTGGATCTAAGGTACAAGTTGAAATGAAAGGCGACCTCCATCAACTTGAAGGCGTTCTTGAAAGTGTGGATGATTATCTCAATCTACATCTTGTGGAATCTGTTGAAATAGCAAATGGTGAGCGCCTCAGATCACTCGGTTCAGTAGTATTAAGAGGTAACAACATCGTTTTACTGGCACCTGTTGAAGATTAA
- a CDS encoding 6-hydroxymethylpterin diphosphokinase MptE-like protein has translation MDFDTWDTIYQKILSDFGFSRKEDERSAFILSDLLSSLSNTSDLSILRKTINEKNILVCGNAPSLVDDLKNFDFQDYAIIAADGAVEALMDAGIVPDIIVTDLDGNVEKEIDANYKGSLMVVHAHGDNIDKLRKYVPRFKNVIGTTQSHPLYNVYNFGGFTDGDRCVYLAKRFSASKIELAGFDFTDKNVSDFKRKKLKWAEWLINQTTLL, from the coding sequence ATGGATTTTGATACATGGGATACAATCTATCAGAAAATCCTTAGTGATTTTGGGTTTAGCAGAAAAGAAGATGAGAGGTCGGCATTCATACTTTCCGACCTTTTATCCAGTTTATCTAATACCAGTGACCTTTCAATTTTGAGAAAAACCATCAATGAGAAAAATATCTTGGTTTGTGGTAATGCGCCTTCACTTGTTGATGATTTAAAGAATTTCGACTTTCAAGATTATGCTATAATTGCTGCAGATGGAGCTGTTGAAGCGTTAATGGATGCAGGGATTGTTCCGGATATCATTGTCACAGACCTTGACGGGAATGTAGAAAAGGAAATTGATGCAAATTATAAAGGTTCTTTGATGGTTGTTCATGCACACGGGGACAACATTGATAAACTTAGAAAATACGTGCCCCGTTTTAAAAATGTAATAGGAACTACCCAATCACATCCCTTATACAACGTTTACAATTTCGGGGGATTTACGGATGGGGATAGATGTGTTTATCTTGCCAAGCGGTTCAGTGCATCAAAGATAGAACTTGCAGGTTTTGATTTTACTGATAAAAATGTATCTGATTTTAAGAGAAAGAAACTTAAATGGGCAGAATGGTTAATTAATCAGACAACATTATTATGA
- a CDS encoding DUF373 family protein, with product MQTLVICIDRDNDLGEKAHINTPVIGRKDNIDAAVKLATADPEDSDTNTIFGGIQVLDDLLNRGIDAEIVLLAGDRNVNVVADQHISRQLDEILKTYNAKNAIFISDGAEDETLMPIVQSRIKIDSVKRVTVMQSANLESTYYLLKHAFNDPKISQTFFVPLGLAALIYAIFLLMNYPEGAVIGILAAVGLYMLYRGFNLDDQFAVFLNNVKNAFHGGRLTFVTYLTAFLIAIIATIQGTLEIWTYYTQGGIWYYGILTLATVFINESIWWYTAAFLAGYSGKLVDLKARGKSIYPCMSTVFFAVSMGLLFWGSSTYLLSINALLSSPEIPDFGLQYFVYSIIGAFIIALLGMKISIDNRHERYNEQLSNTGTKYT from the coding sequence ATGCAAACTTTAGTAATATGCATCGATAGAGATAATGACCTTGGTGAGAAAGCTCATATCAATACTCCTGTAATCGGCAGAAAGGATAACATTGATGCTGCTGTAAAGCTTGCAACAGCCGATCCTGAGGATTCGGATACAAATACAATATTTGGCGGTATACAGGTACTGGACGACCTTTTAAACCGTGGGATTGATGCAGAAATTGTACTTCTTGCTGGTGACAGAAATGTAAATGTTGTAGCAGACCAGCACATCTCCAGACAGCTTGATGAAATTTTAAAAACCTACAATGCAAAAAATGCAATTTTCATTTCAGACGGTGCAGAAGACGAAACTCTGATGCCCATTGTGCAGTCCAGAATCAAGATAGATTCTGTAAAACGTGTTACTGTGATGCAGAGTGCAAACCTTGAGAGTACCTATTATCTTTTAAAACATGCTTTCAATGACCCCAAAATCTCTCAGACCTTTTTTGTTCCGCTGGGGCTGGCAGCTCTTATCTATGCAATATTTCTACTTATGAATTATCCTGAAGGGGCAGTTATAGGTATTCTGGCGGCGGTTGGTCTCTATATGCTCTATAGAGGTTTCAATCTGGACGACCAGTTCGCTGTATTTTTAAATAACGTAAAAAACGCCTTTCATGGTGGAAGGTTAACCTTTGTAACTTATCTGACAGCATTTTTGATAGCAATTATTGCTACCATTCAGGGAACGCTGGAAATCTGGACATATTATACTCAAGGTGGAATCTGGTATTATGGAATACTAACCCTTGCAACAGTCTTTATAAACGAGAGTATATGGTGGTATACAGCAGCATTTCTGGCTGGATATTCCGGCAAACTGGTTGACCTTAAAGCAAGAGGAAAATCAATCTATCCATGTATGTCTACAGTATTTTTCGCGGTGTCCATGGGGTTATTGTTCTGGGGTTCCAGTACGTACCTGCTTTCAATTAACGCGTTGTTGAGTTCCCCTGAAATACCAGATTTTGGTCTCCAGTATTTTGTGTATTCCATTATTGGTGCCTTTATAATCGCTCTATTGGGGATGAAAATATCCATTGACAACAGACATGAAAGATATAATGAGCAGTTATCAAATACAGGAACAAAATACACATAA
- a CDS encoding RNA-guided endonuclease InsQ/TnpB family protein, translating into MYLTLKVKLNPDRKQSNKLLTTMEKFNEACNYASETAWHNKKFGKTGIQKLTYYDIRQKFALSAQLTVRAIGKVAESYSNDRKTMHKFNRRGAVVYDQRVLSFKGKDMVSILTLNGREKISISYGDYRPFDISKIRGQTDLIYEDNNFYLMLVMEVGENEVEYNDDVMGVDLGVVNIATTSNNEVYKGTKADEIRERYTSLKSRLQSAGTWSAKEHLKKLSKKERRFKRDLNHRVAKQLVKRAKDTSRAIALENLNGFRPEATVTKAQKDRLGKWAFSELTDFILYKSKLEGVPVIIINPMYTSQQCSECGHINKSNRQKQANFRCKTCGHRENADYNASKNIAHRGAVSLPDVLRLTSIS; encoded by the coding sequence ATGTACCTGACGTTGAAAGTAAAACTGAATCCCGATAGAAAACAAAGCAATAAACTATTGACAACTATGGAAAAGTTCAATGAGGCCTGCAACTATGCTTCTGAGACTGCATGGCACAACAAGAAATTTGGTAAAACCGGGATTCAGAAATTGACTTATTATGACATTAGGCAAAAATTCGCTCTGTCTGCTCAATTGACTGTCAGGGCAATCGGTAAAGTAGCTGAAAGCTACAGCAACGACAGAAAAACCATGCACAAATTCAATAGAAGAGGTGCAGTGGTCTACGACCAGAGAGTTCTGTCGTTCAAGGGAAAAGATATGGTTTCCATACTTACTCTGAATGGGCGTGAGAAGATAAGTATATCTTACGGTGATTATAGACCTTTTGACATAAGTAAAATCCGAGGTCAAACAGACCTGATTTACGAAGATAATAATTTTTACCTGATGCTTGTGATGGAAGTGGGTGAAAACGAGGTTGAATATAACGATGATGTCATGGGAGTAGACCTTGGCGTAGTTAATATAGCAACCACTTCTAATAACGAAGTTTACAAAGGCACAAAAGCTGATGAGATACGAGAGCGATATACCAGTCTAAAATCGAGATTGCAGTCAGCTGGAACATGGTCCGCCAAGGAGCACCTCAAGAAATTATCCAAAAAGGAACGCCGGTTCAAACGTGACTTGAATCACCGGGTTGCCAAACAACTGGTTAAACGCGCTAAAGACACGTCCCGGGCTATTGCATTGGAAAACCTCAACGGTTTTCGTCCGGAGGCTACGGTTACTAAAGCGCAGAAAGATAGGTTGGGTAAATGGGCGTTCTCTGAATTGACCGATTTCATATTATACAAATCAAAACTTGAAGGAGTACCTGTTATAATAATTAACCCGATGTATACTTCGCAGCAATGTTCTGAGTGCGGGCATATCAATAAGAGCAACCGCCAGAAACAGGCTAACTTCAGGTGTAAGACATGCGGTCATAGAGAGAACGCCGACTACAATGCTTCGAAGAACATTGCACACAGGGGAGCTGTCAGCCTTCCTGATGTCCTCCGCTTAACTTCTATTAGTTAA
- a CDS encoding energy-coupling factor ABC transporter ATP-binding protein: MKRTAVSIKNLDYTYPNSKKVLDNVNMEVFEGEKITIMGPNGAGKTTLLLHLNGTLKTSNSDNVYIFEQAISSMNIKDRIQYVGILFEDPDDQLFMPTVYDDVAFGPYNMGLDKKEVDKRVKKSMTRVGLQGFENEVPQHLSTGQKKKVALAAVISMEPKILVLDEPTANLDPKSKSEIISFIKELNEKEGITTIIATHDVNTISYLTDRVYVLNEKIVASGTPHDIFSNPELLKQFNLEAPDPLKIFRMLECFGYDSKNHPLSINEAAENLINAMQENGDVMNLQMDKDAYENIKQLVNLYTYHPF; the protein is encoded by the coding sequence ATGAAAAGAACTGCAGTATCCATAAAAAATTTGGATTACACATATCCAAACAGTAAAAAAGTCTTAGATAATGTTAACATGGAGGTTTTTGAAGGAGAAAAAATTACAATCATGGGTCCAAATGGTGCTGGTAAAACCACTCTTTTGCTACATCTAAACGGTACATTAAAAACATCAAATAGCGATAATGTTTATATTTTTGAACAGGCAATCAGTTCAATGAATATAAAAGACCGGATACAATATGTAGGAATTTTATTCGAAGACCCTGATGACCAGCTATTCATGCCGACAGTTTATGATGATGTTGCTTTTGGGCCTTATAATATGGGTCTGGACAAAAAAGAAGTTGACAAAAGAGTTAAAAAATCCATGACCAGAGTAGGACTTCAAGGATTTGAAAATGAAGTCCCCCAACATTTGAGCACTGGTCAAAAAAAGAAAGTTGCATTGGCTGCAGTTATTTCAATGGAACCTAAAATACTTGTTTTGGACGAACCAACTGCTAATCTTGATCCAAAAAGCAAATCAGAGATCATATCATTTATCAAGGAACTTAATGAAAAAGAAGGTATTACTACAATAATAGCTACTCATGATGTGAATACAATATCATATCTTACAGATAGAGTATATGTTCTTAATGAAAAGATAGTAGCCTCAGGAACACCACATGATATATTTTCAAATCCTGAATTATTGAAACAATTTAACTTGGAAGCACCTGATCCACTTAAAATTTTCCGAATGCTGGAGTGTTTTGGGTATGATAGTAAAAATCATCCTTTATCAATAAATGAAGCTGCGGAAAACCTTATAAACGCCATGCAAGAAAACGGTGACGTCATGAACCTCCAAATGGATAAAGATGCGTATGAAAACATAAAACAACTGGTAAATCTTTATACTTACCACCCTTTCTGA
- the cbiQ gene encoding cobalt ECF transporter T component CbiQ, translating to MNYPRIDAYSEIESVIHNFDPRAKIITFTVLIFSFAFIESLTVAMFAVLFSVSLIFISKLPIEFVYARLKYPIIFIFAIFVIMCFTVEGNIIIDSYFVSVTLEGLKIGLLIFLRATAALIIAFLMLATNRFDTVIKALYMLKLPNAVVQMIVFSYRYIFVLVDEFQNMKKSMSAKGFEIKANRYGLSTIGNLIGMLLVKSYERGERVHKSMISKGYEGKPRMDTNYNLMFSDYVLTIFMMIFAFGVHIYPVI from the coding sequence ATGAACTATCCAAGGATTGACGCATATTCAGAAATCGAATCAGTAATACACAATTTCGACCCCAGAGCAAAGATTATAACATTTACAGTCCTCATATTTTCCTTTGCTTTTATCGAAAGTTTGACAGTAGCTATGTTTGCTGTTTTGTTTTCAGTAAGTCTGATATTTATTTCCAAATTACCTATTGAATTTGTTTACGCACGCTTAAAATATCCAATAATATTCATATTTGCTATTTTTGTGATAATGTGCTTTACAGTAGAAGGTAACATAATAATAGATTCATATTTTGTAAGTGTTACTCTGGAAGGGTTAAAAATTGGGTTACTTATATTTCTCAGAGCTACTGCTGCTTTAATTATTGCATTTTTAATGCTTGCCACTAACAGGTTTGATACCGTTATAAAAGCTTTATATATGTTGAAATTGCCGAATGCAGTTGTTCAGATGATTGTATTTTCTTATCGATATATTTTTGTTTTGGTGGATGAATTTCAAAATATGAAAAAATCAATGTCTGCAAAAGGTTTTGAAATTAAAGCCAACAGATATGGATTATCTACTATAGGAAACCTGATAGGAATGTTACTTGTTAAAAGTTATGAAAGAGGGGAAAGAGTACATAAGTCGATGATTTCAAAGGGTTATGAAGGGAAACCAAGAATGGATACAAATTACAATTTAATGTTTTCTGACTATGTGTTAACGATTTTTATGATGATCTTCGCGTTTGGCGTACATATTTATCCGGTGATATAA
- a CDS encoding RAD55 family ATPase — translation MEQNPPIEEEQVHTVPSIKQTGIFALDRILGGGLPAGSLTYISADPKSMSEVFLYQFTLARKSYYFTTNRKPLYVHQDIINQGFDASNVNFIDIYSEYYLTSSGEISDNIGNQYADTKIIEFTEYNLKNIINDAKNDDVNIIIDNFTFFMNLNVNISLLKRIIHQLYESTKEIQSLTYLYGLKGSHSEDIENDLFNASDVIFDIHLEHSVDKVNNKLSVPKIRGMTPKTEIIKFNIAEGGIQIDTSKDIA, via the coding sequence ATGGAACAGAATCCACCAATAGAAGAAGAACAGGTACATACAGTACCCAGTATAAAACAGACTGGGATTTTCGCCCTTGACAGAATTCTTGGTGGTGGACTGCCTGCAGGGTCACTGACATATATTTCTGCAGACCCCAAATCAATGTCTGAAGTATTTTTGTATCAATTTACCCTCGCACGTAAATCATATTATTTTACCACAAACCGTAAACCTCTGTATGTACATCAGGATATAATAAATCAGGGATTTGATGCATCAAATGTTAATTTTATCGATATCTATAGTGAATACTACCTCACATCCAGTGGTGAAATAAGTGACAATATTGGAAATCAATACGCAGATACAAAAATAATAGAGTTCACCGAATATAATCTCAAAAATATAATAAATGATGCTAAAAACGATGATGTTAATATAATAATCGATAATTTTACATTCTTCATGAACCTAAATGTCAATATCAGCCTTTTGAAAAGAATTATACATCAATTATATGAATCAACAAAAGAAATTCAGAGCCTTACATATCTTTACGGTTTGAAAGGCAGCCATTCAGAAGATATTGAAAACGACCTTTTTAATGCATCGGATGTTATTTTTGACATTCATCTGGAACACAGTGTAGATAAAGTCAATAATAAACTCTCAGTTCCAAAAATTCGGGGTATGACGCCAAAAACCGAAATTATAAAATTCAACATTGCAGAAGGCGGAATACAGATAGACACATCCAAGGATATTGCCTGA
- a CDS encoding MTAP family purine nucleoside phosphorylase, whose product MTTDMKDIMSSYQIQEQNTHNEKVDAVIIGGLAFSSLKNFQLNPVNTSFGKVDVYIGKIFDRNIAVIPRHSGEQNHVPPHRINYRANIQAVYELKAERIISVNSVGSMKDHIPGSFILFDDFLDFTKHRISTFFDNKTMHVDMSQPYCPQIKKRLSESLVCRGLNYFGGVYACTEGPRFETKAEINMLSHFADFVGMTGVPEIILAKELDICYASIGLVTNYACGLSSERLTVDEVMDVVNDSRNLLYDVISDTISRLPENRDCSCMYATYNARI is encoded by the coding sequence TTGACAACAGACATGAAAGATATAATGAGCAGTTATCAAATACAGGAACAAAATACACATAATGAAAAAGTCGATGCTGTTATCATCGGTGGACTGGCATTTTCCAGTTTAAAAAATTTCCAGTTAAATCCTGTAAATACATCATTTGGTAAAGTCGATGTTTATATTGGTAAAATTTTTGACCGGAATATCGCTGTAATTCCTCGACATTCGGGGGAACAAAACCATGTACCTCCTCATAGAATCAATTACCGTGCCAATATTCAGGCTGTATATGAACTCAAGGCAGAACGTATAATATCAGTAAATTCAGTGGGGAGTATGAAAGACCACATACCTGGAAGTTTTATATTGTTTGACGATTTTCTGGATTTTACTAAACACCGGATTTCTACCTTTTTTGACAACAAAACAATGCATGTTGATATGTCCCAACCATACTGTCCGCAAATTAAAAAACGTCTTTCCGAATCACTTGTATGCAGAGGTCTCAACTATTTTGGAGGGGTATATGCCTGCACTGAGGGTCCTCGTTTTGAAACAAAAGCTGAGATTAATATGTTGAGCCATTTTGCAGATTTTGTGGGTATGACAGGGGTGCCGGAAATAATACTGGCAAAAGAACTTGATATCTGCTATGCATCGATAGGTCTGGTTACAAATTATGCATGCGGGTTGAGTTCTGAAAGACTTACTGTCGATGAAGTGATGGATGTTGTGAATGATTCCCGTAACCTGCTTTATGATGTAATATCTGATACAATATCCCGGTTGCCAGAAAACAGGGATTGTTCATGTATGTATGCAACCTATAATGCTCGTATATAA
- a CDS encoding DUF5814 domain-containing protein: protein MTLWTVVSAQKSKFKVMPIKNKKKVPIFLGELILGNTSAGPRPHKFKVYKEGKGEYRSPEEFVDLLRMSNRIMVVNGEYDEQESDFFEMLKGYQLKGEYVNACRHCLLKNRFNFVNKKSIRYHNELICEDCAKGELENALNNAQYRYSEEAIEHLKQLLIKTRDFDRTLGMLNPETIDSDLTRYDTIESNPDVSTIKIDDIPINKKFKQHLQKKSEYLLPVQSLSVQKGLLDGNNQLVMSATATGKTLIGELAGINNVLNKRGKMLFLVPLVALANQKYDQFTKNYSHLGIKTSIRVGSSRIKTSKTASMRTTLDSDIIVGTYEGLDYVLRTGDADKLGNIGTVVIDEVHMLEDAERGHRIDGLISRLKYTVPEAQFIYLSATVANPEWFSQKLGAYLVEYEYRPVPIERHLVFSDDSKKVNLITKLVKDEYSQYSSKGYRGQSIIFTNSRKNCHRISDALPMSSAAYHAGLTGYERKKIENKFQNGELPAVVTTAALAAGVDFPASQVIFESLAMGIDWITMQEFLQMLGRAGRPDYHDRGTVVLLATPDKNYTGEQKLTEDEVAIQLLKGEMEHTGVEYGEDENMEEILASSALTTSKSDLKAIHNKFIGGYGFSQFFNQLKKYKFINQKGEKIYLTKFGKIAARHFLSVTKAFLIRDAVLAGTEPINIVTNLEFFDSVYFKHASRISRTLKVNLPARVFQGGTIDILFEGENLSKLDESLQDQIYEFAEDFLTCNCKDSPYCGCPEHKFSSKLISLRAEGNDPEEIIKQLEIRYGITAYVGDLYDYLDDVIRNLDAVEQMAKAYSKKDIAKNAYTLKRNVEGSG from the coding sequence ATGACGCTTTGGACAGTTGTAAGTGCTCAGAAATCAAAATTTAAAGTAATGCCTATAAAAAATAAAAAAAAGGTTCCTATTTTTCTGGGTGAATTAATACTTGGAAATACATCTGCTGGACCTCGCCCCCATAAATTCAAGGTCTATAAGGAAGGAAAAGGAGAATATCGCTCACCTGAGGAGTTTGTAGACCTTCTCCGAATGTCTAACCGAATTATGGTAGTTAATGGTGAATATGATGAGCAGGAATCTGATTTTTTTGAAATGCTTAAAGGATATCAATTAAAAGGCGAATATGTTAATGCGTGCAGACATTGTCTTTTAAAAAACAGATTCAATTTTGTGAATAAAAAATCAATTAGGTATCACAATGAATTGATATGTGAAGATTGTGCAAAAGGGGAACTTGAAAATGCTCTTAACAATGCACAATACAGATACAGCGAAGAAGCAATCGAGCACCTTAAACAACTTTTAATAAAAACAAGGGATTTTGACCGCACTCTTGGAATGCTAAATCCTGAAACGATTGATTCGGATTTAACCAGATATGATACAATAGAGTCCAACCCCGATGTTAGCACCATAAAAATCGATGATATACCAATAAATAAAAAATTCAAACAACATCTTCAGAAAAAATCCGAATATCTTCTTCCTGTCCAATCATTATCGGTACAAAAAGGATTGCTGGATGGCAATAACCAGCTTGTTATGTCTGCTACAGCAACGGGGAAAACCCTTATAGGTGAATTGGCAGGAATTAACAACGTTTTGAATAAAAGAGGAAAGATGCTTTTTCTGGTTCCTCTTGTTGCACTGGCAAATCAGAAATACGACCAGTTCACAAAGAACTATTCACACCTTGGTATCAAAACTTCAATAAGGGTCGGGAGTTCACGCATCAAAACCTCCAAAACGGCATCCATGCGTACGACACTGGATTCAGATATAATTGTAGGTACCTACGAAGGGCTGGATTATGTGCTGCGAACAGGTGATGCCGACAAACTCGGAAATATCGGGACAGTGGTTATAGATGAGGTTCATATGCTGGAAGATGCTGAACGCGGTCACCGGATTGATGGTTTGATCTCCCGGTTGAAATATACCGTACCTGAAGCCCAATTTATATACCTCTCAGCTACAGTGGCAAATCCAGAATGGTTTTCTCAAAAACTAGGGGCTTATCTTGTAGAATATGAATACAGACCTGTTCCGATAGAGAGGCATCTTGTGTTTAGTGATGACAGCAAAAAGGTCAATCTAATCACCAAACTTGTAAAGGACGAGTACAGCCAATATTCTTCCAAAGGTTACAGGGGACAATCCATCATATTTACCAATTCCAGAAAAAATTGCCACAGGATATCCGATGCTTTACCCATGAGTTCGGCAGCCTATCATGCAGGGCTTACCGGTTATGAACGAAAGAAAATAGAAAACAAGTTCCAAAACGGTGAACTTCCAGCAGTAGTTACTACAGCAGCACTTGCAGCAGGTGTAGATTTTCCAGCATCACAGGTTATTTTTGAATCTCTTGCTATGGGTATTGACTGGATAACAATGCAGGAATTTCTTCAGATGCTTGGACGTGCAGGAAGGCCGGATTATCACGACCGTGGAACAGTGGTTCTTCTGGCTACACCTGATAAGAACTATACAGGTGAACAGAAATTAACAGAGGATGAAGTTGCCATACAACTGTTAAAAGGTGAAATGGAGCATACTGGTGTGGAGTATGGTGAAGATGAGAATATGGAAGAAATACTGGCATCTTCAGCCCTGACAACATCAAAGAGTGATTTAAAAGCAATTCACAATAAATTTATTGGTGGATATGGTTTCAGCCAATTTTTCAATCAATTAAAAAAGTATAAGTTCATAAATCAGAAAGGTGAAAAAATCTACCTGACAAAATTTGGTAAAATAGCTGCCAGACATTTTCTTTCAGTAACCAAAGCTTTTCTTATACGTGATGCTGTTTTAGCTGGAACCGAACCTATTAACATTGTAACTAATCTGGAATTTTTCGATTCTGTTTATTTCAAGCACGCATCCCGGATATCACGAACATTAAAAGTAAATCTTCCTGCACGTGTTTTTCAGGGTGGTACAATTGATATATTGTTTGAAGGGGAAAACCTGTCAAAACTGGATGAGTCCCTGCAGGACCAGATATATGAATTTGCTGAGGATTTTCTGACATGTAACTGTAAGGACTCTCCATATTGTGGTTGTCCAGAACACAAATTTTCATCCAAGTTAATAAGTTTAAGAGCTGAAGGCAATGACCCTGAAGAAATTATAAAACAGCTTGAAATCCGCTATGGTATAACCGCTTATGTGGGAGATCTTTACGATTATCTGGATGATGTTATCAGAAACCTTGATGCAGTAGAACAAATGGCAAAAGCATATTCAAAAAAGGATATAGCAAAAAATGCCTATACGTTGAAAAGGAACGTTGAAGGAAGTGGGTAA
- a CDS encoding helix-turn-helix transcriptional regulator yields MEPEELALKVIKEHPEGIYQNQLWKEMNIDSRKCSRIVSKLLKKGLIIRESATSKGSRTYLLKSAEEPKPSYEMLLSGSMFSPCAGCRLACEPEYCEYLTEWIVKLDEEDETSQSKAQC; encoded by the coding sequence ATGGAACCTGAAGAACTGGCTTTAAAAGTAATAAAAGAACATCCAGAGGGGATATATCAGAACCAGCTCTGGAAAGAGATGAATATAGACAGCCGTAAGTGTTCAAGGATTGTGTCAAAACTGTTGAAAAAAGGATTAATAATCCGTGAATCAGCGACTTCAAAGGGTTCAAGAACTTATCTTTTAAAAAGTGCTGAAGAACCAAAACCATCCTATGAGATGCTTTTGTCAGGAAGTATGTTCTCACCTTGTGCAGGATGCAGGCTGGCATGTGAACCAGAATATTGTGAATATTTGACCGAATGGATTGTGAAACTGGATGAAGAAGATGAAACATCCCAGTCAAAAGCACAATGTTGA
- a CDS encoding DUF3467 domain-containing protein, which translates to MTEDNNEGKKKVTVEFKKAEDFKQAYAIGAVGGHSPYDFRIGFYNDSQKGFGQQSDSRVIERTLETEVILSPMAAYELSKWLNQHIQEYENLFGPISRQQAQKTEKNENKSDSSELQGYM; encoded by the coding sequence ATGACTGAAGATAATAATGAGGGCAAAAAGAAGGTAACCGTTGAATTTAAAAAGGCGGAAGATTTTAAACAGGCATATGCTATTGGTGCAGTAGGCGGACACAGTCCATATGATTTTCGAATAGGTTTTTATAATGATTCTCAGAAAGGGTTTGGACAACAATCAGATTCACGTGTTATAGAAAGAACACTCGAGACGGAAGTAATACTTTCACCAATGGCAGCCTACGAGCTCTCAAAATGGTTGAACCAGCATATTCAAGAATATGAAAATTTATTTGGACCCATCAGCAGACAGCAGGCTCAGAAAACAGAGAAAAATGAAAACAAGTCTGATAGTTCTGAACTACAGGGTTATATGTAA